From the genome of Geminocystis herdmanii PCC 6308, one region includes:
- a CDS encoding type II toxin-antitoxin system HicA family toxin, whose product MAKITPIPYQKLVKIFELEGFTVKRQKGDHLILTKPNVSRPVVIKTSPRNVAVTHIMTNLKTAGISRDKYLELLEQV is encoded by the coding sequence ATGGCTAAAATTACACCAATTCCTTATCAAAAACTCGTCAAAATCTTTGAATTGGAAGGATTTACCGTTAAGCGTCAAAAAGGTGATCATTTAATTCTCACTAAACCTAATGTATCTCGCCCTGTAGTAATAAAAACCAGTCCTCGTAATGTTGCAGTGACTCATATTATGACTAATTTAAAAACGGCAGGTATCTCAAGGGATAAATATTTAGAACTTTTAGAACAAGTGTAA
- a CDS encoding helix-turn-helix domain-containing protein — protein sequence MYKINKLMTEEIEVYTGCGNVFADLGFENPDEMLAKAELVRQISLTIEQRNLKPENTTKLLGINQAELSDLLEGNLMLFSTETLIRFLNKLGQDVEITVKKNH from the coding sequence ATGTATAAAATAAATAAATTGATGACAGAAGAAATAGAAGTTTACACTGGTTGTGGTAACGTATTTGCTGATTTAGGTTTTGAAAATCCTGATGAAATGTTAGCTAAAGCTGAATTAGTGAGACAAATTAGTTTAACGATCGAGCAACGCAATTTAAAGCCCGAAAATACAACAAAATTATTAGGAATTAATCAAGCTGAATTATCAGATTTATTGGAAGGAAATTTAATGCTTTTTTCTACAGAAACTCTAATCAGATTTTTAAATAAATTAGGGCAGGATGTAGAAATTACAGTAAAAAAAAACCACTAA
- a CDS encoding ribbon-helix-helix domain-containing protein has protein sequence MEITLKPDLIEFLTDKIAQGKYQTLDEAINKSVELLKNQEQIYQGRFEELQKDILRGVEASERGEVVDADLIFSQLENKLKQKRIEENHG, from the coding sequence ATGGAAATTACTTTAAAGCCAGACTTAATCGAATTTCTGACTGATAAAATCGCTCAAGGAAAGTATCAAACTTTAGATGAAGCTATTAATAAAAGTGTTGAATTATTAAAAAATCAAGAGCAAATCTATCAGGGACGTTTTGAGGAATTACAAAAAGATATTTTACGAGGTGTGGAAGCCTCTGAAAGAGGAGAAGTAGTTGATGCTGATTTAATTTTTTCTCAATTAGAAAATAAATTAAAACAGAAAAGAATTGAGGAAAATCATGGCTAA
- a CDS encoding type II toxin-antitoxin system RelE/ParE family toxin yields MANICVFTIPASRDLENILDYLAEESSLNKAEEFLAQINKKCRTLANFPNMGKSREELLPLLRSFPIDDYLIFYRPINNGIEILRVVSGYRDLNILFEEI; encoded by the coding sequence ATGGCTAATATTTGTGTTTTTACAATTCCAGCAAGTCGAGATTTAGAAAACATTTTAGATTATCTTGCCGAGGAAAGTAGTTTAAATAAAGCAGAAGAATTTTTAGCTCAAATTAATAAAAAATGTCGGACTTTAGCTAATTTTCCTAATATGGGAAAAAGTCGTGAGGAATTATTACCTTTATTAAGAAGTTTTCCTATAGATGATTATTTAATTTTTTATCGTCCAATTAATAATGGTATTGAAATATTAAGAGTTGTTAGTGGTTATCGAGATTTAAACATATTATTTGAAGAAATTTAA
- a CDS encoding magnesium chelatase subunit H — protein MFTNVKSAVRHIAPEDLQGRALMKVVYVLLEAQYQSSITAAVKAINAHNPNLAIEVNGYLIEELRSPENYEEFKKDVSEANIFIASLIFIEDLAQKVVDAVTPHRDNLDAAVVFPSMPEVMRLNKMGTFSMAQLGQSKSVIGEFMKKRKQKNGAGFEDAMLKLLRTLPTVLKYLPVEKAQDARNFMLSFQYWLGGNADNLENFFLMLADKYVFTGEKSLLSNREYNEPVVYPDMGIWHPLAPKMFEDIKEYLNWYNTRDDINDDLKDPLAPTIGLVLQRTHLVTGDDAHYVAMLQEFEYRGARVIPIFAGGLDFSKPVDEYFLDKAVAGVEPLPIVDAVVSLTGFALVGGPARQDHPKAIESLKRLNRPYMVALPLVFQTTEEWEESDLGLHPIQVALQIAIPELDGAIEPIILSGRDGNTGRSITLQDRVEAIAGRALKWTNLRKKPKIDKKLAITVFSFPPDKGNVGTAAYLDVFGSIHEVLKGMKNNGYDVQDVPETAKELMEMVIHDAQAQYSSPELNVAYRMSVEEYERLTPYSKKLEENWGAPPGHLNSDGQNLLIYGKEFGNVFIGVQPTFGYEGDPMRLLFSRSASPHHGFAAYYTYLEKIWGVDAVLHFGTHGSLEFMPGKQMGMSGDCYPDSLIGNIPNIYYYAANNPSEATIAKRRSYAATISYLTPPAENAGLYKGLEELSELIGSYQTLKDSGRGVQIVNTIVDKARICNLDKDIPEIAPVGANGDIVGANGIRPEEDLFDSSNLSQDERDHIVGSVYRKLMEIESRLLPCGLHVVGKPPTAEEAIATLVNIASLDREDEGILALTTIIANSIDRKIEDIYRNADKGVLVDVELLQNITEATREAVRALVEEQINAEGRVSFVSKLNFFNMGKKEPWVAKLHELGYTKVDEKALKPLFEYLEFCLEQVCADNELGALLKALEGEYVLPGPGGDPIRNPNVLPTGKNIHALDPQKIPTLAAVQSAKIVVDRLLERQKLDNGGKYPETIACVLWGTDNIKTYGESLAQIMWMIGVKPVPDALGRVNKLELIDLEELGRPRIDVVVNCSGVFRDLFINQMNLLDQAVKKAAEADEPLEMNFVRKHALAQAEEMGINLRQAATRVFSNASGSYSSNVNLAVENSSWEEEQELRDMYLNRKSFAFNSDNPGVMDENRAMFEKSLKTADATFQNLDSSEISLTDVSHYFDSDPTKVVASLRDDGKKPSAYIADTTTANAQVRTLSETVRLDARTKLLNPKWYEGMLSHGYEGVRELSKRLVNTMGWSATADAVDNWVYEDTNSTFIQDEEMCKRLMDLNPNSFRRMVSTLLEVNGRGYWETSQENIDRLQQLYQEAEDRIEGIE, from the coding sequence ATGTTTACAAACGTAAAATCCGCCGTTCGTCATATCGCGCCCGAAGATTTACAAGGACGTGCTTTAATGAAGGTGGTTTATGTGTTGTTAGAAGCACAATATCAAAGTTCTATCACTGCCGCCGTTAAAGCCATTAACGCCCATAATCCTAACTTGGCGATCGAAGTAAATGGTTATCTTATCGAAGAACTACGAAGCCCTGAAAACTACGAAGAATTCAAGAAAGACGTATCCGAAGCCAATATCTTCATTGCTTCCCTCATTTTCATTGAAGACTTAGCCCAAAAAGTTGTCGATGCCGTCACCCCTCACCGTGATAACCTTGATGCGGCGGTAGTTTTCCCCTCCATGCCTGAAGTAATGCGACTCAATAAAATGGGTACTTTCAGTATGGCACAACTCGGACAGAGTAAGAGTGTCATCGGCGAGTTTATGAAGAAGCGTAAACAGAAAAATGGAGCAGGTTTTGAAGATGCCATGCTCAAATTATTACGCACCCTGCCCACCGTCTTAAAATATCTCCCCGTAGAAAAAGCCCAAGACGCGCGCAACTTCATGTTAAGTTTTCAGTATTGGTTGGGAGGTAACGCCGATAACCTCGAAAATTTCTTCTTGATGTTAGCGGATAAATACGTCTTCACCGGGGAAAAATCCTTACTCAGCAACCGAGAATATAACGAGCCTGTGGTTTATCCTGATATGGGTATTTGGCATCCCCTCGCCCCGAAAATGTTTGAAGACATCAAGGAGTATCTTAATTGGTATAATACCCGTGATGACATCAACGACGATTTAAAAGACCCTCTTGCACCTACCATTGGTTTAGTGTTGCAACGTACTCACCTTGTTACGGGTGACGATGCTCACTATGTGGCAATGTTACAAGAATTTGAATATCGGGGCGCTCGTGTTATCCCTATCTTTGCAGGGGGTTTAGACTTCTCCAAGCCTGTGGATGAGTATTTCTTAGATAAAGCAGTAGCAGGAGTTGAGCCGTTACCCATCGTTGATGCTGTAGTATCTTTAACGGGATTTGCCCTTGTAGGAGGTCCTGCACGACAAGATCATCCCAAGGCGATCGAATCCTTAAAACGTCTGAATCGTCCTTATATGGTGGCTTTACCGTTGGTATTCCAAACCACTGAAGAATGGGAAGAAAGTGATCTCGGTTTGCATCCTATCCAAGTTGCACTACAAATCGCTATCCCTGAGTTAGACGGTGCGATCGAACCTATCATCTTATCTGGACGTGATGGTAATACAGGTCGATCAATCACTTTACAAGACAGGGTAGAGGCGATCGCAGGACGGGCTTTAAAATGGACTAATTTACGCAAAAAGCCTAAAATTGACAAAAAATTAGCAATTACCGTCTTTAGCTTCCCTCCCGATAAAGGAAACGTGGGTACAGCCGCTTATTTAGACGTTTTCGGCTCAATTCACGAAGTTTTAAAGGGCATGAAAAACAACGGCTATGACGTGCAAGACGTGCCTGAAACCGCCAAAGAATTAATGGAGATGGTGATTCACGATGCCCAAGCCCAATATTCTAGCCCCGAATTAAACGTTGCCTACCGCATGAGTGTGGAAGAATACGAGCGTTTAACCCCCTACTCCAAAAAATTAGAAGAAAACTGGGGTGCACCTCCGGGGCATCTCAACAGCGATGGACAAAATTTGTTAATCTACGGTAAAGAGTTCGGTAACGTCTTCATCGGTGTGCAACCCACTTTCGGTTACGAGGGCGATCCCATGAGGCTACTTTTCTCTCGATCGGCTTCTCCTCATCATGGTTTTGCGGCTTATTACACCTACCTCGAAAAAATTTGGGGTGTGGATGCAGTATTACATTTTGGAACTCATGGTTCACTCGAATTTATGCCGGGTAAACAAATGGGGATGTCTGGAGACTGTTACCCCGATAGCCTCATCGGTAATATTCCCAACATCTACTACTATGCTGCTAATAACCCCAGTGAAGCGACTATTGCGAAACGCCGTAGTTATGCCGCCACCATTTCTTACCTTACTCCCCCCGCCGAAAACGCAGGATTATATAAAGGTTTAGAAGAATTAAGCGAGTTAATCGGCTCATATCAGACTTTGAAAGATAGTGGGCGCGGTGTGCAAATTGTCAATACGATCGTCGATAAAGCCCGTATCTGCAACCTCGATAAAGACATCCCCGAAATTGCACCCGTAGGGGCGAATGGTGACATTGTAGGGGCGAATGGCATTCGCCCAGAAGAAGATTTATTCGACTCCAGCAACCTTTCCCAAGATGAAAGAGATCACATTGTGGGTTCAGTGTATCGCAAGTTGATGGAAATTGAATCCCGTCTGTTACCCTGTGGGTTACACGTTGTCGGTAAACCTCCCACTGCGGAGGAGGCGATCGCAACCCTTGTTAATATCGCTAGTTTAGACAGAGAAGACGAGGGCATTTTAGCCTTAACTACCATTATCGCTAATAGTATCGATCGAAAAATTGAGGATATTTACCGCAACGCTGACAAAGGAGTTTTAGTCGATGTAGAGCTATTACAAAACATCACCGAAGCCACGAGAGAAGCCGTAAGAGCCTTAGTAGAGGAGCAAATCAACGCAGAAGGGCGAGTTTCTTTCGTTTCTAAGCTCAACTTCTTCAATATGGGCAAAAAAGAGCCTTGGGTAGCCAAATTACACGAATTAGGCTATACCAAAGTTGACGAAAAAGCCCTTAAACCCCTCTTTGAATACCTCGAATTTTGCTTAGAGCAAGTTTGTGCTGATAATGAATTAGGTGCGTTATTAAAAGCCCTTGAAGGTGAATATGTACTACCCGGACCCGGAGGCGATCCCATCCGCAACCCCAATGTATTACCTACGGGTAAAAACATTCATGCCCTCGATCCTCAAAAAATCCCCACTTTGGCAGCTGTTCAATCCGCTAAAATCGTTGTGGACAGACTCTTAGAGCGTCAAAAGCTAGACAACGGTGGCAAATATCCTGAGACGATCGCTTGTGTATTATGGGGAACGGATAATATCAAAACCTACGGCGAATCATTGGCACAAATTATGTGGATGATTGGGGTTAAACCCGTGCCTGATGCGTTAGGGCGAGTCAACAAACTCGAATTAATTGATTTAGAGGAGTTAGGCAGACCTCGTATTGACGTAGTGGTAAACTGTTCGGGCGTATTCCGTGATCTATTCATCAATCAAATGAATTTACTTGATCAAGCCGTCAAGAAAGCCGCCGAAGCAGACGAACCTTTAGAGATGAATTTCGTTCGTAAACACGCATTAGCCCAAGCGGAAGAAATGGGCATCAACCTACGTCAAGCGGCAACCCGTGTCTTTTCCAACGCATCTGGTTCATATTCCAGTAACGTTAACCTAGCGGTAGAAAATAGTAGTTGGGAAGAGGAGCAAGAATTGCGGGATATGTACTTAAACCGTAAATCCTTTGCGTTTAACTCCGATAATCCGGGGGTAATGGATGAAAACCGAGCAATGTTCGAGAAATCCTTGAAAACTGCTGATGCAACCTTCCAAAACCTCGATTCTTCTGAGATTAGCTTAACGGATGTCTCCCATTACTTCGACTCTGATCCTACCAAAGTTGTGGCAAGTTTGCGCGATGACGGTAAAAAACCCTCTGCATATATCGCCGACACTACCACCGCTAACGCTCAAGTACGCACCTTATCGGAAACCGTGCGTTTAGATGCCCGTACCAAATTATTAAATCCCAAGTGGTACGAAGGGATGTTATCCCACGGTTACGAAGGAGTAAGAGAATTATCCAAACGCCTTGTAAATACAATGGGATGGAGTGCCACCGCCGACGCAGTGGATAACTGGGTTTATGAAGACACCAACAGCACCTTTATCCAAGATGAAGAAATGTGTAAACGGTTGATGGATTTAAACCCCAACTCCTTCCGCCGTATGGTAAGCACCCTTTTAGAAGTTAACGGGCGTGGTTACTGGGAAACCTCTCAGGAGAATATCGATCGATTACAACAACTGTACCAAGAAGCGGAAGATCGCATCGAAGGCATTGAGTAA
- a CDS encoding acyl carrier protein — protein sequence MYSEILEKLTEIVVEQLDVTPDTVTLDTNFYNLYSNELDPIELCMAIEEAFEVKISDEEAEKLSTVESVLDFILYKIYGVTLGQIKVQQNQEEREIKTKIFKFLNNTNLEIIIISQLLENDEIKSNWERISEFVKVVDQKSFTISEIARYSFIFQNNFILSNVENIYKIVIFVEQNNISIHQILFCINNGDIESIENRVEFIKNSIQEKQLEVNNLKKSLHNLNKEIQVLQTELNEFL from the coding sequence ATGTATAGTGAAATTTTAGAAAAACTAACAGAAATTGTTGTTGAACAACTAGACGTTACTCCTGATACAGTAACTCTTGATACTAATTTTTATAATTTATATAGTAATGAACTTGATCCAATAGAATTATGTATGGCGATAGAGGAGGCATTTGAGGTTAAAATATCAGATGAAGAAGCAGAAAAATTATCTACGGTAGAAAGTGTTTTAGATTTTATTTTATACAAGATATATGGAGTCACTCTTGGACAAATTAAAGTTCAACAAAATCAAGAGGAAAGAGAGATAAAGACAAAAATTTTTAAATTTTTAAATAATACAAATCTTGAGATAATAATCATATCACAATTATTAGAAAATGATGAAATTAAATCTAATTGGGAAAGAATAAGTGAATTTGTTAAGGTTGTAGATCAAAAAAGTTTTACCATTTCAGAAATAGCTAGATATTCTTTTATTTTTCAAAATAATTTTATTCTCTCCAATGTAGAAAATATTTATAAAATAGTTATTTTTGTAGAGCAGAATAACATTTCAATCCATCAAATATTATTTTGTATTAATAATGGTGATATTGAAAGTATTGAAAATAGAGTAGAATTTATCAAAAATTCCATACAAGAAAAACAATTAGAGGTTAATAATTTGAAAAAAAGTTTACACAACTTAAATAAAGAAATACAGGTTTTGCAAACAGAATTAAATGAGTTTTTGTAA
- a CDS encoding bifunctional serine/threonine-protein kinase/formylglycine-generating enzyme family protein has protein sequence MSNWKKGLKLNNGKYIIESILLRSGTGFYYRAKDTTNSQLVTIKATDIFWSSSEDKKGFEEKLIKQAQLIASNCANPYIVKLYPQVFMEDNRAYMVMDYLEGMDLATYLDRNGKFEPDSALKLVTKIATALNILHQNKYIHQDIRPQNIIIDQNTEEPILTDYGLAVKLFALAPRKLQNMDCFSPPEQPSANINNKPATDIYALSAILYVLVTGQLPNPANFRTYKDLIPPQQFTPELSDRFNEGIIKGMELDIEKRPQNLRDWFQLFKESTDHNPTKTPTKTTISTAETRQNILNAVVDNDETIVQKISPINAPPTIIKPKTNYPHIETFEFETISIELEKKLFGLMSNIKKNPITKKGQFFVEYLGEGVNLDMIFIPAGSFMMGSNNNEDGREKDETPLHLVNLNSFYISKYPITQLQWRTISSFPKAGRPVKTNPSAFKGDNLPVEKVSWLDAQEFCKRLSKYTKRSYRLPTESEWEYACRGNTKSAFFFGDSIVPDVANYDGRNDHKKGKYDKKTTPVDSFYPNPFGLYDVHGNVWEWCEDFYANNYIHKPKDGTAYSGGMSNQPRVVRGGSWSLSSQYCRSAKRSSYAADSNYNFVGFRVVCVIDN, from the coding sequence ATGAGTAATTGGAAAAAAGGATTAAAGTTAAATAATGGTAAATATATTATTGAATCTATTTTATTGAGAAGTGGCACTGGATTTTATTATCGAGCAAAAGATACAACTAATTCCCAATTGGTAACAATAAAAGCGACTGATATATTTTGGTCATCTTCTGAAGATAAAAAAGGTTTTGAGGAAAAGTTGATCAAACAAGCCCAATTAATCGCTTCTAACTGTGCGAATCCTTATATTGTTAAATTATACCCCCAAGTTTTCATGGAAGATAATCGAGCTTATATGGTGATGGATTATCTGGAAGGAATGGATTTAGCGACTTATCTCGATCGAAATGGAAAATTTGAGCCTGATTCTGCATTAAAATTAGTTACGAAAATTGCCACAGCATTAAATATTCTCCATCAAAACAAATATATTCACCAAGATATAAGACCACAAAATATTATTATTGATCAAAATACAGAAGAACCGATCTTAACAGATTATGGGTTAGCGGTGAAGTTGTTTGCTTTAGCACCAAGAAAACTTCAAAATATGGACTGTTTTAGTCCACCAGAGCAACCTTCCGCTAATATTAACAATAAACCAGCTACAGATATTTATGCTTTATCCGCAATATTGTATGTTCTCGTGACAGGACAATTACCAAATCCAGCAAATTTTCGGACTTATAAAGACTTAATACCACCACAACAGTTTACCCCAGAATTGAGCGATCGATTCAACGAAGGCATTATTAAGGGGATGGAATTAGATATAGAAAAACGTCCTCAAAATTTAAGAGATTGGTTTCAATTATTTAAAGAAAGTACCGATCATAATCCCACAAAAACACCGACAAAAACCACAATTTCCACCGCAGAAACTCGGCAAAATATTCTCAATGCCGTGGTAGATAATGATGAAACTATTGTACAAAAAATATCCCCCATCAATGCACCACCTACCATCATCAAACCGAAAACTAATTACCCTCATATCGAAACTTTTGAGTTTGAGACAATTTCGATCGAATTAGAAAAAAAATTATTTGGTTTAATGTCCAATATTAAGAAAAATCCCATCACCAAAAAGGGACAATTTTTCGTGGAATATCTAGGGGAAGGAGTTAATTTGGATATGATCTTTATTCCCGCAGGATCATTTATGATGGGATCAAATAACAATGAAGATGGTAGAGAGAAAGACGAAACTCCCCTACATTTAGTAAATCTCAACTCATTTTATATCAGTAAATATCCCATTACTCAATTACAGTGGCGCACCATATCATCATTTCCCAAAGCAGGACGACCTGTCAAGACTAACCCGTCTGCATTTAAAGGGGATAATTTACCAGTGGAAAAAGTATCATGGTTAGACGCACAGGAATTTTGTAAACGTCTGAGTAAATACACCAAAAGAAGCTATCGACTTCCCACAGAGTCAGAATGGGAATATGCCTGTCGTGGAAATACTAAATCAGCTTTTTTCTTCGGAGATTCGATCGTCCCAGATGTCGCCAACTATGATGGAAGAAATGATCATAAAAAGGGGAAGTATGACAAAAAAACAACCCCTGTAGATAGTTTTTACCCTAATCCCTTTGGCTTATATGATGTCCATGGTAACGTATGGGAATGGTGCGAAGATTTTTATGCAAATAACTACATTCATAAACCTAAAGACGGCACAGCTTATAGTGGAGGAATGAGCAATCAACCCAGAGTAGTAAGAGGAGGTTCGTGGTCACTATCTTCTCAGTATTGTCGTAGTGCAAAAAGAAGTAGTTATGCCGCCGACTCTAACTATAACTTTGTCGGTTTTAGGGTAGTGTGCGTTATTGATAATTAG
- the pdxH gene encoding pyridoxamine 5'-phosphate oxidase, which yields MSIEHLRKNYTQGGLLESEASLNPFEQFHHWFEQAVSAQILEPNAMTLATINPEGKPSARIVLLKKMDDRGFTFFTNYDSNKGKNLETNPWASLVFWWGELERQVRIEGEVEKVTEKESDVYFSSRPIGSQYGAWASPQSQVITSRNILETNLQDVMTKYEADNIPRPSHWGGYRVVPHLMEFWQGRENRLHDRLCYKLEDNQWTRQRLAP from the coding sequence ATGTCGATCGAACACCTTAGAAAAAACTATACTCAAGGAGGATTACTCGAATCTGAAGCTAGTTTAAACCCCTTTGAACAATTCCACCATTGGTTTGAACAAGCAGTATCTGCGCAAATCCTCGAACCAAATGCAATGACTTTAGCAACGATTAACCCAGAAGGCAAACCCAGTGCCAGAATCGTGTTATTAAAAAAAATGGACGATCGAGGCTTTACATTTTTTACCAATTATGATAGCAATAAAGGTAAAAATTTAGAGACGAATCCTTGGGCTTCCCTTGTGTTTTGGTGGGGTGAATTAGAAAGGCAAGTCAGGATTGAAGGAGAAGTCGAAAAAGTAACAGAAAAAGAATCGGATGTATATTTTTCTAGTCGTCCCATCGGTTCACAATATGGGGCATGGGCATCTCCTCAAAGTCAAGTCATTACTAGCCGAAACATTTTAGAAACAAATCTACAAGATGTCATGACAAAGTATGAAGCCGATAATATTCCTCGCCCTTCCCATTGGGGAGGTTATAGAGTTGTACCCCATTTAATGGAATTTTGGCAGGGTAGAGAAAACCGTCTGCACGATCGACTTTGCTATAAACTAGAAGATAATCAATGGACTAGACAACGTTTAGCACCGTGA
- the mdh gene encoding malate dehydrogenase, whose translation MTKFVCKTKNFPKVSIIGTGNVGKTLAQRIVERNLADVCLLDIVEGLPQGIALDLMEARGLELHTRNVVGTNNYEDTANSDVVVITAGIARKPGMSREDLLKINAKIVTEATQKCVNFSPNALYLIITNPLDVMTYLVWKTTNLATSKVVGMAGVLDSTRLQAFIAMELGVSFNDVQGMVLGGHGDLMLPLPRYCTVSGIPITELMDKETINRLIQRTRDGGAEIVKLLKTGSAFYAPASSAYYMIESVLLNQSRLLPAAVYLQGEYGLTDIFLGVPCRLGYCGVEAVLEINLTDEETQALHDSARSVRDNINLALTELNIFKRG comes from the coding sequence ATGACAAAATTTGTTTGTAAAACGAAAAATTTTCCCAAAGTTTCCATTATTGGTACGGGAAATGTCGGGAAAACCCTCGCGCAAAGAATTGTCGAGCGTAATCTTGCCGATGTGTGTTTGCTAGATATTGTGGAAGGTTTACCCCAAGGTATCGCCCTAGATTTGATGGAGGCTAGGGGTTTGGAATTGCATACTCGCAATGTCGTTGGTACAAATAATTATGAGGATACAGCTAATTCTGATGTGGTAGTTATCACCGCAGGAATTGCTCGTAAACCGGGCATGAGTCGAGAGGATTTATTAAAAATTAATGCGAAAATCGTCACGGAAGCCACTCAAAAATGTGTTAATTTTTCTCCTAATGCTCTCTATTTAATCATTACCAATCCTTTAGATGTAATGACTTATCTGGTGTGGAAAACCACTAATTTAGCTACATCTAAGGTAGTTGGGATGGCTGGAGTTTTAGATTCAACTCGTTTACAGGCTTTTATTGCTATGGAGTTGGGAGTATCTTTTAATGATGTACAAGGTATGGTTTTAGGAGGACATGGTGATTTAATGTTACCATTACCTCGTTATTGTACGGTAAGTGGTATTCCTATCACAGAATTAATGGATAAGGAAACTATTAATAGATTAATACAGCGTACTAGAGACGGTGGTGCTGAAATTGTTAAGTTGTTAAAGACTGGTAGTGCTTTTTATGCTCCCGCTTCTTCGGCTTATTATATGATCGAGTCAGTGTTATTAAATCAGTCTCGTTTGTTGCCTGCTGCGGTATATCTACAAGGGGAGTATGGGTTAACGGATATTTTCTTGGGTGTGCCTTGTCGTTTGGGATATTGTGGGGTGGAGGCGGTTTTAGAAATTAATCTTACGGATGAGGAAACTCAGGCTTTACATGATTCGGCTCGATCGGTCCGTGATAACATCAATTTAGCTTTAACTGAACTAAACATCTTTAAAAGAGGGTAA
- a CDS encoding deoxycytidylate deaminase: MFDREKDRPTWDEYFMLMAKLAATRSTCLAFPVGAVIVKNRQVLATGYNGSPSGTIHCTAQGFCYEGLSSCDASKTLPSRAVHAEANAIAQAARHGIATDGATIYVTLEPCIACLKLIISAGIKEVFYETNFNVGEKVIVRDSFVKNNLVNLHPMIVRENVAQKASTFLIELVSIEK; this comes from the coding sequence ATGTTCGATCGAGAAAAAGATAGACCAACATGGGATGAATATTTTATGCTAATGGCAAAGTTGGCAGCAACCCGCTCAACCTGTCTAGCTTTTCCAGTAGGTGCAGTTATTGTTAAAAATCGTCAAGTGTTGGCAACGGGTTATAATGGCTCTCCTTCTGGTACAATCCATTGTACTGCTCAAGGTTTTTGTTATGAGGGTTTAAGTAGTTGTGATGCTAGTAAAACTTTACCATCTAGGGCGGTTCATGCAGAAGCTAATGCCATCGCTCAAGCCGCTAGGCACGGTATCGCTACGGATGGGGCAACTATTTATGTTACTCTTGAGCCTTGTATTGCCTGTTTAAAGTTAATTATTTCCGCAGGGATTAAAGAGGTTTTCTATGAGACTAATTTTAATGTGGGTGAAAAAGTCATTGTTAGAGATTCTTTTGTGAAAAATAATTTAGTTAATTTACATCCGATGATTGTCAGGGAAAATGTGGCTCAAAAAGCATCTACTTTTTTAATTGAACTTGTTTCGATCGAAAAATAG
- a CDS encoding type II toxin-antitoxin system HicB family antitoxin, whose product MNNLTQIKSLKYYLSLKYPMSIYSEEEEGGYTIMIPDLDGCITQGETLQEAINNIDEARELWIETVYSSGKKEIPFPSQRIKV is encoded by the coding sequence ATGAATAATCTCACTCAAATAAAATCCTTAAAATATTATTTATCATTAAAATATCCAATGTCTATTTATTCAGAAGAAGAAGAAGGAGGCTATACAATTATGATTCCTGATTTAGATGGATGTATCACTCAAGGAGAAACTTTACAAGAGGCAATTAATAATATTGATGAAGCGAGAGAATTATGGATAGAAACGGTTTATTCTAGTGGTAAAAAAGAGATTCCTTTTCCTTCTCAAAGAATTAAAGTTTAA
- a CDS encoding type II toxin-antitoxin system HicB family antitoxin, with translation MLKNIQVKCEIFQEDDLYVGICPELNVSSFGETIEEAKASLQEALMVFLEECENMNTLQEVLQEAGFIQENNVWLPRKPVVSELMAIA, from the coding sequence ATGCTCAAAAATATACAAGTCAAATGCGAGATTTTTCAAGAAGATGATTTATATGTAGGTATTTGCCCCGAATTGAATGTCTCTAGTTTTGGTGAAACCATCGAAGAAGCTAAAGCATCCTTACAAGAAGCCTTAATGGTATTTTTAGAAGAGTGTGAAAACATGAATACTTTACAAGAAGTTTTGCAAGAGGCTGGTTTTATTCAGGAAAATAATGTTTGGTTGCCTCGTAAACCAGTCGTTTCGGAGTTGATGGCGATCGCTTAA